The following coding sequences lie in one Deltaproteobacteria bacterium genomic window:
- a CDS encoding serine/threonine protein kinase, whose protein sequence is MVSTELVGQRVMDRYAITERVARGGMSVVYRGEDERLRRPVCVKVFCGLDPSRPGYRTVHEHFVQEAFALSALRHPNTIRIFDFGYLEDELATPFFVVEYADGGTLKEFVRKHGPLTSHETFEIIEPIAGALREAHAAGIIHRDIKPSNILFSRAGPSLVVKLADFSIAKAVEDAIPNRADDTLNSADKVGLYSLGWAAPEQLRSERVGTSADVFALGLTVAYMLTCKMVYPGDDILQLFELRRLGDSYVRRTIAEQGVDEDVQRVIAHACRENPEDRIQSIEQFVEQLRESVHESWRNVTSKQARWLPGSSTRPAQPMATSAPAAAQAPAVPATSGSLHPTQAASQSSSAMPMASRVLVVDNLAIPEIVVGGRRIRLVEIGSERTIGADEGLVGSLARFRVTSRELGGHLHVKGLNCFVIRGSGRPSSGAELDRDEDITFIAPSREVLDRVTVHLGTSDGVLRTFALPGAPLAVPLACADWAVVLDLGPGRETLLLVRGHGVRA, encoded by the coding sequence TTGGTTTCGACCGAGCTGGTCGGGCAGCGGGTCATGGATCGCTACGCCATCACGGAACGCGTCGCCCGCGGCGGCATGAGCGTGGTCTACCGGGGCGAGGACGAGCGCCTGCGCCGTCCGGTGTGCGTGAAGGTGTTCTGCGGTCTGGACCCGTCCCGACCGGGGTACCGCACGGTGCACGAGCACTTCGTGCAGGAGGCCTTCGCGCTGTCGGCCCTGCGCCACCCCAACACGATCCGCATCTTCGATTTCGGCTATCTCGAGGACGAACTCGCCACGCCGTTCTTCGTGGTCGAGTACGCCGACGGCGGCACGCTCAAGGAGTTCGTGCGCAAGCACGGCCCCCTGACCAGCCACGAGACCTTCGAGATCATCGAGCCCATCGCCGGTGCGCTGCGCGAGGCCCACGCGGCCGGCATCATCCACCGCGACATCAAGCCCTCGAACATCCTGTTCTCGCGCGCCGGGCCCTCGCTGGTGGTCAAGCTGGCCGACTTCAGCATCGCCAAGGCGGTCGAGGACGCGATCCCCAACCGTGCCGATGACACCCTCAACAGCGCCGACAAGGTCGGGCTCTACTCGCTGGGCTGGGCGGCGCCCGAGCAGCTGCGCAGCGAGCGGGTCGGGACCTCGGCCGACGTCTTCGCGCTGGGCCTGACGGTCGCGTACATGCTGACCTGCAAGATGGTCTACCCCGGCGACGACATCCTGCAGCTGTTCGAGCTGCGGCGCCTGGGCGACAGCTATGTGCGGCGCACGATCGCCGAGCAGGGCGTCGACGAGGACGTGCAGCGGGTCATCGCGCACGCGTGCCGCGAGAACCCCGAAGACCGCATCCAGAGCATCGAGCAGTTCGTCGAGCAGCTGCGCGAGAGCGTGCACGAGTCGTGGCGCAACGTGACGAGCAAGCAGGCCCGCTGGTTGCCGGGATCGAGCACACGACCGGCGCAGCCGATGGCCACGTCCGCGCCGGCCGCCGCACAGGCGCCCGCGGTGCCGGCCACCTCGGGCTCGCTGCACCCGACGCAGGCGGCCTCGCAGTCGTCGTCGGCGATGCCGATGGCGTCGCGCGTGCTCGTGGTCGACAACCTCGCGATCCCCGAGATCGTGGTCGGCGGACGTCGCATCCGCCTGGTCGAGATCGGCAGCGAGCGCACCATCGGCGCCGACGAGGGCCTGGTCGGCAGCCTCGCCCGCTTCCGCGTCACCTCGCGCGAGCTGGGCGGACACCTGCACGTCAAGGGGCTCAACTGCTTCGTCATCCGCGGCAGCGGTCGCCCGTCGTCGGGCGCCGAGCTCGATCGCGACGAAGACATCACCTTCATCGCGCCGTCACGCGAGGTCCTCGATCGCGTGACCGTGCACCTGGGCACGAGCGACGGCGTGCTGCGGACCTTCGCCCTGCCGGGCGCGCCGCTGGCGGTGCCGCTGGCATGCGCCGACTGGGCCGTGGTGCTGGATCTCGGGCCCGGGCGTGAGACATTGTTGTTGGTTCGAGGTCACGGAGTCCGCGCGTGA
- a CDS encoding YdcF family protein yields the protein MRRRTLLLGGAGLMVGTTAASLGFSWWLERWAGSRIEDDIQAVERVPWAIVPGATVRDDGTPSVVLADRLDVAAALVRAGRVERVLVSGNDGTRPHGEVAVMREHLLAAGVPRAQLAEDPVGLRTLDTLRNARDRLGIAVAAICTQRFHLPRALWLADAVGIDATGVAADRHAYAHATKDAIREHFARTRAWLDVAVLRRA from the coding sequence ATGCGACGTCGGACGCTGCTGCTCGGGGGTGCGGGGCTGATGGTGGGTACCACCGCGGCGAGCTTGGGGTTCTCGTGGTGGCTCGAGCGCTGGGCGGGGTCGCGGATCGAGGACGACATCCAGGCGGTGGAGCGGGTGCCGTGGGCGATCGTCCCCGGTGCCACGGTGCGCGACGACGGCACGCCGTCGGTCGTGCTCGCCGATCGACTCGACGTCGCCGCCGCGCTGGTGCGAGCCGGCCGCGTCGAGCGCGTGCTGGTGTCGGGCAACGACGGCACCCGTCCCCACGGCGAGGTGGCGGTGATGCGCGAGCACCTGCTCGCGGCGGGAGTTCCCCGCGCCCAGCTCGCGGAGGATCCCGTCGGGTTGCGCACCCTGGACACCCTGCGAAACGCCCGCGATCGGCTGGGAATCGCCGTCGCCGCGATCTGCACGCAACGCTTCCACCTGCCCCGCGCCCTGTGGCTCGCGGACGCGGTCGGCATCGACGCGACCGGCGTCGCCGCCGATCGCCACGCCTACGCCCATGCGACCAAGGACGCCATCCGCGAGCACTTCGCCCGCACGCGCGCATGGCTCGACGTCGCGGTCCTGCGTCGCGCCTGA
- a CDS encoding AAA family ATPase: MAESNERTPITVSPPPGGFDRAGIRALVADGSLAKQLHRIVKAPFGHTVLTLRLLDVVVEAGDLALAAGEAIHAALLEDIARSGSFALPEPTSDQRLFIGAFTATVACDAAVRGFAELAPTPGTDGSLEADGLEELLQQPPREVIARVLKLAGRYVEVQATLKPGATAQGLVERESWLGTTLHAFVVQLRAAIERLTHAGRLRPFGIALAQRKVTVGSHRYEGFRARPMGDPVVDLKPVALGDIVGNQEYLQAGIKLSRDVAAFDLRRGRSPKQINPVLFGLGRPGCGKTITAHAIGNDFLEYCKARDVPARFRVIRRTDWASAYQNASANELVRIFKEEVYGFEGVCGVYWPDIDTAFASRDSGDLRSEEKNNLGAVFGIFDGTLIPKDGKWFMICDANFMQMDEATVSRIAQNPFQVRGPTAPEDYVRLLRDVLLRAQVKFVDANDAQWLELGKLCAAADLSGRAVESVAGNIRALIQDFEYPDEYFRADYDGRLRMIEQLSRRVDTAKIQQLVSDYIAFHKDAEEAAARKRFDQEVEQMVRQLNAGREAASRAMAAAGLAPPSGDAA, translated from the coding sequence ATGGCCGAGTCCAACGAACGCACCCCCATCACCGTGTCCCCACCGCCGGGCGGCTTCGACCGGGCGGGCATCCGCGCGCTGGTGGCGGACGGCAGCCTGGCCAAGCAGCTGCACCGCATCGTCAAGGCGCCCTTCGGGCACACGGTGCTGACGCTGCGCCTGCTCGACGTCGTGGTCGAGGCCGGCGATCTCGCGCTTGCGGCCGGCGAGGCGATCCACGCCGCGCTGCTCGAGGACATCGCGCGATCGGGCAGCTTCGCGCTGCCCGAGCCGACCAGCGATCAGAGACTCTTCATCGGCGCGTTCACGGCGACGGTCGCGTGCGACGCGGCCGTGCGCGGCTTCGCCGAGCTGGCCCCGACCCCCGGCACCGACGGCAGCCTCGAGGCCGACGGGCTCGAGGAGCTGCTGCAGCAGCCACCCCGCGAGGTCATCGCACGCGTGCTCAAGCTGGCCGGACGCTACGTCGAGGTGCAGGCCACGCTCAAGCCCGGTGCCACGGCGCAGGGCCTGGTCGAGCGCGAGTCGTGGCTGGGCACGACCCTGCACGCGTTCGTGGTGCAGCTGCGCGCCGCGATCGAGCGGCTCACCCACGCCGGCCGTCTGCGACCCTTCGGCATCGCGCTCGCGCAGCGCAAGGTCACCGTCGGCAGCCACCGCTACGAGGGATTCCGCGCGCGGCCGATGGGCGACCCCGTGGTCGATCTGAAGCCGGTCGCGCTCGGCGACATCGTCGGCAACCAGGAGTATCTCCAGGCCGGCATCAAGCTCTCGCGCGACGTGGCGGCCTTCGATCTGCGGCGCGGTCGCAGCCCCAAGCAGATCAACCCGGTGTTGTTCGGGCTCGGTCGGCCCGGCTGCGGCAAGACGATCACCGCGCACGCCATCGGCAACGACTTCCTCGAGTACTGCAAGGCGCGCGACGTGCCCGCGCGCTTCCGGGTGATCCGCCGCACCGACTGGGCCAGTGCCTATCAGAACGCCAGCGCCAACGAGCTGGTGCGCATCTTCAAGGAGGAGGTCTACGGCTTCGAGGGCGTGTGTGGCGTCTACTGGCCCGACATCGACACCGCGTTCGCCTCGCGCGACAGCGGCGATCTGCGCAGCGAAGAGAAGAACAACCTCGGCGCGGTGTTCGGCATCTTCGACGGCACGCTGATCCCCAAGGACGGCAAGTGGTTCATGATCTGTGACGCCAACTTCATGCAGATGGACGAAGCCACGGTGTCGCGCATCGCCCAGAACCCGTTCCAGGTGCGCGGGCCGACCGCCCCCGAGGACTACGTGCGGCTGCTGCGGGACGTGCTGCTGCGCGCGCAGGTGAAGTTCGTCGACGCCAACGACGCGCAGTGGCTCGAGCTCGGCAAGCTCTGCGCCGCCGCCGATCTCTCGGGACGCGCGGTCGAGTCGGTGGCGGGCAACATCCGTGCGCTCATCCAGGACTTCGAGTACCCCGACGAGTACTTCCGTGCCGACTACGATGGTCGCCTGCGGATGATCGAGCAGCTGTCGCGGCGGGTCGACACCGCCAAGATCCAGCAGCTGGTCAGCGACTACATCGCGTTCCACAAGGACGCCGAGGAGGCCGCGGCGCGCAAGCGGTTCGACCAGGAGGTCGAGCAGATGGTGCGGCAGCTCAACGCCGGTCGCGAGGCAGCCTCGCGGGCGATGGCCGCCGCCGGCCTCGCGCCGCCCTCGGGCGACGCCGCGTGA
- a CDS encoding YeeE/YedE family protein has translation MLAGVLFAAGLVLAGMTDPRNVIGFLDVGGDWRPNLALVMLGAIAVHSLAHRVIVRRGSPLLRDVFHLPTARELDRGLLLGAALFGIGWGLAGVCPGPALVVLGSGGSAVVFVVALVVGMVLHDRTGLGARLRGR, from the coding sequence ATGCTCGCAGGGGTTCTGTTCGCGGCCGGTCTCGTGCTCGCGGGCATGACCGACCCGCGCAACGTCATCGGCTTCCTCGACGTCGGTGGCGACTGGCGGCCCAACCTCGCGCTCGTGATGCTCGGTGCGATCGCGGTGCACTCCCTGGCGCACCGCGTGATCGTCCGACGCGGGTCGCCGCTGCTGCGCGATGTCTTCCACCTCCCGACCGCGCGGGAGCTCGACCGCGGGTTGCTGCTCGGTGCCGCGCTGTTCGGCATCGGTTGGGGGCTCGCCGGCGTGTGCCCTGGGCCCGCCCTCGTGGTGCTGGGCTCGGGCGGTTCTGCGGTCGTGTTCGTGGTCGCGTTGGTGGTCGGCATGGTCCTGCACGACCGCACGGGCCTCGGCGCTCGACTCCGCGGTCGGTGA
- a CDS encoding YeeE/YedE family protein, producing the protein MHDAFFALLGGVLIGTAASILLLSHGRIAGVSGILAGLLFVRDPDTRCRAGFIAGLLAVGLALAVFGVEAVVAPDASPVVVAIAGVLVGFGSRLGNGCTSGHAVCGVSRLSPRSLVATATFLAAGVLTVATVRLLGGAT; encoded by the coding sequence ATGCACGACGCGTTCTTCGCCCTCCTCGGTGGCGTGCTCATCGGCACCGCCGCATCCATCCTCCTGCTCAGCCACGGTCGCATCGCCGGTGTCAGCGGCATCCTCGCGGGGCTGCTGTTCGTCCGCGACCCCGACACGCGCTGTCGCGCTGGCTTCATCGCGGGGCTGCTCGCGGTCGGGCTCGCGCTCGCGGTGTTCGGCGTCGAGGCCGTCGTCGCGCCGGACGCCTCGCCGGTCGTCGTCGCGATCGCCGGCGTGCTGGTCGGCTTCGGCAGCCGGCTCGGCAACGGCTGCACCAGTGGCCATGCCGTCTGCGGGGTCTCGCGACTGTCGCCGCGCTCGCTGGTGGCGACGGCGACCTTCCTTGCTGCCGGCGTGCTCACGGTCGCAACGGTGCGGCTGCTCGGGGGCGCGACGTGA
- a CDS encoding enoyl-CoA hydratase, with amino-acid sequence MTETSETSDVAVTLDQRVLTIRLDRVKKKNALTLAMYDAMNAALQRAVDDPQIRVVVLRGADGCFTAGNDLADFMQRPPTSADSPVGRFLGLLGSFPKPLVAAVSGVAIGVGTTLLLHCDLVYAASDARLQLPFVPLGLSPEAGSSVLLPQLVGHARASELLLFGEPFDAATALALGLVNRVLEPAQLHDYVQSRAHALAALPPASIRLTKRLLREGGRETLTACMAAEAEAFFERLRSPEAAEAMSAFFGKRKPDFSRFD; translated from the coding sequence ATGACCGAGACCAGCGAGACCTCCGACGTTGCCGTGACGCTCGACCAGCGGGTGCTGACCATCCGCCTCGATCGCGTGAAGAAGAAGAACGCGCTGACGCTGGCGATGTACGACGCGATGAACGCCGCGCTGCAGCGAGCCGTCGACGACCCGCAGATCCGCGTCGTGGTGCTGCGCGGCGCCGACGGCTGCTTCACCGCCGGCAACGACCTCGCGGACTTCATGCAGCGACCCCCGACCAGCGCGGACTCGCCGGTGGGGCGGTTTCTCGGCCTGCTGGGGAGCTTTCCCAAGCCACTCGTGGCCGCGGTCTCGGGGGTCGCGATCGGCGTCGGCACGACGCTGCTGCTGCACTGCGATCTGGTCTACGCCGCCAGCGACGCGCGACTGCAGCTGCCGTTCGTGCCGCTGGGACTCTCGCCCGAGGCGGGCTCGAGCGTGCTGCTGCCCCAGCTGGTCGGCCACGCCCGCGCGTCGGAGCTGCTGCTGTTCGGCGAGCCGTTCGACGCCGCCACCGCGCTCGCGCTGGGGCTGGTGAACCGCGTGCTCGAGCCGGCGCAGCTGCACGACTACGTGCAGTCACGCGCGCATGCACTGGCCGCCCTGCCGCCGGCCTCGATCCGCCTGACGAAGCGACTGCTCCGCGAAGGTGGTCGCGAGACGCTGACGGCGTGCATGGCCGCCGAGGCCGAGGCGTTCTTCGAGCGCCTGCGCTCGCCCGAGGCCGCCGAGGCGATGTCGGCCTTCTTCGGCAAGCGCAAGCCCGACTTCTCGCGCTTCGACTGA
- a CDS encoding DUF4215 domain-containing protein — translation MKTRSRFPITGAVLLLPLWLAFAAEAGAANPTYYDSLVNFQADIQFSVTDDYANPGYGVINSDAVMSSVLGETDYMSTGFMNLNIVGGATYCAGCNGSFQLSFLTTSVGTDEGVVGAGLSVLSHDLMNPYYAYITFGDGDVQEVQLPAGGSFWGVTAPERIQSIHFGLTGGAATTGGYFQIDDLIVGDGMDLTPCGDGITTPDENCDDAGETALCDANCTFASCGDDTLNVTAGEECDDGPASITCNADCTLSVCGDGVVNAVAGETCDEMGETPTCNADCTAPMCGDGVPNTLAGEECDDGVTSPDCDADCTLPVCGDGYENNVAGEYCDDGNNLDGDGCSAICENEPPPATTGAESSSGGSSSGDSGGSSSGVADDSTGGIATTDDGGSSSGSGDGGSASASASGGDTTGGAEAGGSTGGADEGSSSGAPMGDGGSGCSCRADAPGGGRGSLAWLVLGFAALRRRTGGRGGRSIPQARWVSACRRAPRPRGT, via the coding sequence ATGAAGACACGAAGTCGGTTCCCGATCACCGGTGCTGTGCTGCTCCTGCCGCTGTGGCTTGCGTTTGCCGCGGAGGCAGGTGCCGCGAACCCGACGTACTACGACTCGCTGGTCAACTTCCAGGCCGACATCCAGTTCTCGGTCACCGACGACTACGCGAACCCCGGCTACGGCGTCATCAACTCGGATGCGGTGATGAGCTCGGTGCTCGGCGAGACCGACTACATGTCGACCGGGTTCATGAACCTGAACATCGTCGGCGGCGCGACCTACTGCGCCGGCTGCAACGGATCGTTCCAGCTGTCGTTCCTGACGACTTCGGTCGGCACCGACGAGGGTGTCGTCGGCGCGGGTCTGAGCGTGCTCTCGCACGATCTGATGAACCCGTACTACGCGTACATCACCTTCGGCGACGGCGATGTCCAAGAGGTGCAGCTGCCGGCGGGGGGCAGCTTCTGGGGCGTCACCGCGCCAGAGCGCATCCAGAGCATCCACTTCGGCCTCACCGGTGGCGCGGCAACCACCGGCGGCTACTTCCAGATCGACGATCTGATCGTCGGCGACGGCATGGACCTGACGCCGTGCGGCGATGGCATCACGACGCCCGACGAGAACTGCGACGACGCCGGTGAGACCGCGCTCTGCGACGCCAACTGCACCTTCGCGAGCTGCGGCGACGACACCCTCAACGTCACTGCGGGTGAGGAGTGCGACGACGGCCCGGCCTCGATCACCTGCAACGCCGATTGCACGCTGTCGGTGTGCGGCGACGGCGTGGTCAACGCGGTCGCCGGCGAGACCTGCGACGAGATGGGCGAGACCCCGACGTGCAACGCCGACTGCACCGCGCCGATGTGTGGCGACGGCGTGCCGAACACGCTCGCCGGTGAAGAGTGCGACGACGGCGTGACCTCGCCGGATTGCGACGCCGACTGCACCCTGCCGGTGTGCGGCGACGGCTACGAGAACAACGTCGCGGGTGAGTACTGCGACGACGGCAACAACCTCGACGGCGACGGCTGCAGTGCGATCTGCGAGAACGAGCCGCCGCCGGCGACGACCGGCGCAGAGTCGAGCAGCGGTGGCTCGAGCAGCGGCGATTCGGGCGGCTCGAGCAGCGGTGTGGCCGACGACAGCACCGGCGGCATCGCGACCACCGACGACGGTGGTTCGAGCAGTGGCTCCGGCGACGGCGGCAGTGCGAGCGCGAGCGCCAGCGGTGGCGACACGACCGGCGGGGCGGAGGCGGGCGGCAGCACCGGCGGGGCCGACGAGGGCTCGAGCTCGGGTGCGCCGATGGGCGACGGCGGTTCCGGCTGCAGCTGTCGCGCCGACGCCCCGGGTGGGGGACGCGGATCGCTGGCGTGGCTCGTGCTCGGGTTCGCCGCGCTGCGCCGTCGCACCGGCGGTCGCGGCGGGCGGAGCATCCCGCAAGCACGTTGGGTCAGCGCTTGCCGGCGGGCGCCTCGACCACGCGGAACGTGA
- a CDS encoding peptidylprolyl isomerase gives MARWLTVAVFVLACGGNQGDGSGGGTDASTGGASASGTGGDSSDASTSVAATTGQTADSGAESSGDTAADSGTTAGAPTRVVFETTAGTIVFELDEVAAPITSANFLAYVDAGFFDGADGQDPTIFHRVVPGFVIQGGGLTETLVSKPTMPAIVNESGNGLTNVRGAISMARTDDPDSATSQFFVNLVDNAFLDTPPGYAVFGRVVEGLEVVDAIAAVPTETMGPYEGVPVDPIVVTAATRE, from the coding sequence ATGGCGCGATGGCTCACGGTGGCGGTGTTCGTGCTCGCCTGCGGCGGGAATCAGGGCGACGGCAGCGGTGGGGGCACCGACGCGAGCACCGGCGGCGCGAGTGCGAGCGGGACCGGGGGCGACAGCTCGGACGCGAGCACCAGCGTCGCTGCGACCACCGGCCAGACGGCAGACAGCGGCGCCGAGAGCTCGGGTGACACCGCGGCCGACAGCGGCACCACCGCGGGCGCGCCCACGCGGGTGGTCTTCGAGACCACCGCCGGCACGATCGTCTTCGAGCTCGACGAGGTCGCCGCGCCGATCACGAGCGCCAACTTCCTCGCCTACGTCGACGCTGGCTTCTTCGACGGCGCCGATGGTCAGGATCCGACGATCTTCCACCGCGTGGTGCCGGGGTTCGTGATCCAGGGCGGCGGCCTGACCGAGACCTTGGTGAGCAAGCCGACCATGCCGGCGATCGTCAACGAGTCGGGCAACGGCCTGACCAACGTGCGCGGCGCGATTTCGATGGCGCGCACGGACGATCCCGACAGCGCGACCTCGCAGTTCTTCGTCAACCTGGTCGACAACGCCTTCCTCGACACCCCGCCCGGCTATGCCGTCTTCGGCCGTGTGGTCGAGGGGCTCGAGGTCGTCGACGCCATCGCGGCGGTGCCGACCGAGACGATGGGGCCCTACGAGGGCGTACCCGTGGATCCCATCGTCGTCACGGCCGCGACGCGCGAGTAG
- a CDS encoding serine/threonine protein kinase, with translation MSDPAVRLQPGDRVGRYVIGRVVGQGATGVVYAGFDPDLDRAVAIKLLHPRAGSSSRLLREAQAVARLAHRNVVTIHDVGVVDRQPFLAMELIEGETLERWLARAHSWREVLAVLRDAGLGLAAAHDAGIVHGDFKPDNVLITPSGRVVVTDFGLARRDGDLAGDTGGDDVRSPSFPMPLEATQEGGFEGTPAYAAPELHEGARSDALADQFSFCVALFEGLFGARPFQGDSVELLAEQTAAGAVTPIAGAAAVPRRLRRAVLRGLSPRPQDRWPSMHALLTALEPRRRAPLLLAAASTAALAGVVVFAAASGQPPRRSSYCAGVADRLGAVWNDETVRRLEAEFSATRAPSAADAWAAVRERFDGFAQAWLSTTADACAAQERGDVPSAVIALRMGCLERQFERLEGLVGAFADVDAEGVRRATDTVAHLPRPEVCIDDLQLGRGAAARATVEPAIQAELDAMVARIELLRDTAHYPESEALARTLLERAHEVDDRWTVAEALLELAIIKQWRAEPDAEQAQHDALSAALAVEHHRVAAMAIIGVLELWEPDTVGGITRAQQWEQHCRAMLSAMGGAPTLEIQLRVAMGNIRLRMAHYDEAKLEFERAIELLPEGVDVVLVAGAEANLGSIEAAHGRFAEALAYFRNSRDHLERRYGPRHPNVAGASINVGSALGELGDLEGAHAEHLRALEIYEQNFGADTPAAAPALRMLAWNGLVRLHHDEALGFAERALAIARRDAGDTESLARSLSMLSSIQLERGRLIEARAAADEALEIGTRALGEAHPMVAQLLLESGLVALQRGARDEARDKLTRSIALREREFGRVDAEVGRALTGLVELELLEHHGAAAIAMAREVRAIGQSPAIESENVRAEGAYLLARALRASGNRAERAEIPALVAEAREVYAASPEWGRRLAEIDAWAQQR, from the coding sequence GTGAGCGACCCCGCGGTGCGGCTGCAGCCCGGCGATCGGGTGGGGCGCTACGTCATCGGGCGCGTGGTCGGGCAGGGCGCGACCGGGGTCGTGTACGCAGGGTTCGATCCCGATCTCGATCGTGCGGTCGCGATCAAGCTCCTGCACCCGCGTGCGGGCAGCAGCTCGCGCTTGCTTCGCGAGGCGCAGGCGGTGGCTCGACTCGCGCATCGCAACGTCGTGACGATCCACGACGTCGGCGTGGTCGATCGCCAGCCGTTCCTCGCGATGGAGCTGATCGAGGGCGAGACCCTCGAGCGTTGGCTGGCCCGCGCGCACTCCTGGCGCGAGGTGCTCGCGGTGCTGCGCGACGCCGGTCTCGGGCTCGCGGCGGCCCACGACGCTGGCATCGTGCACGGCGACTTCAAGCCCGACAACGTGCTCATCACCCCGTCGGGTCGCGTGGTGGTGACCGACTTCGGGCTCGCACGTCGCGATGGCGACCTCGCGGGTGACACCGGTGGCGACGACGTCCGCTCGCCGTCGTTCCCGATGCCGCTCGAGGCGACCCAAGAGGGCGGCTTCGAGGGCACGCCCGCCTACGCCGCGCCGGAGCTGCACGAAGGCGCGCGCAGCGATGCGCTCGCCGATCAGTTCAGCTTCTGCGTGGCGCTGTTCGAGGGGCTGTTCGGGGCGCGGCCGTTCCAGGGCGACAGCGTCGAGTTGCTCGCGGAGCAGACCGCGGCGGGGGCGGTGACGCCGATCGCGGGCGCGGCTGCGGTCCCGCGACGGCTGCGTCGAGCGGTGCTGCGTGGGCTGTCGCCCCGCCCGCAGGATCGTTGGCCGAGCATGCACGCGCTGCTCACCGCACTCGAGCCCCGCCGTCGCGCACCGTTGTTGTTGGCCGCGGCCTCGACGGCCGCGCTCGCCGGCGTGGTGGTGTTCGCCGCCGCGTCGGGCCAGCCGCCGCGTCGGAGCAGCTACTGTGCCGGCGTCGCCGATCGCCTGGGCGCCGTGTGGAACGACGAGACCGTGCGACGGCTGGAGGCCGAGTTCTCGGCCACGCGTGCACCGTCGGCCGCGGACGCGTGGGCGGCGGTGCGCGAGCGCTTCGATGGTTTTGCGCAGGCCTGGCTGTCGACCACCGCCGATGCCTGCGCGGCGCAGGAGCGCGGCGATGTGCCGAGCGCCGTGATCGCGCTGCGCATGGGCTGTCTCGAGCGACAGTTCGAGCGGCTCGAGGGCCTCGTCGGTGCGTTCGCCGACGTCGATGCCGAGGGCGTGCGCCGTGCCACCGACACCGTCGCCCACCTACCGCGGCCGGAGGTGTGCATCGACGACCTGCAGCTGGGGCGGGGCGCGGCCGCGCGGGCGACCGTCGAGCCCGCGATCCAGGCCGAGCTCGACGCGATGGTGGCCCGCATCGAGCTGTTGCGGGACACCGCGCACTATCCCGAGTCCGAAGCCCTCGCGCGCACGCTGCTCGAGCGCGCCCACGAGGTCGACGATCGCTGGACGGTCGCCGAGGCGCTGCTCGAGCTCGCCATCATCAAGCAGTGGCGCGCCGAGCCCGACGCCGAGCAGGCCCAACACGATGCGCTGAGCGCCGCGCTCGCGGTCGAGCACCACCGCGTGGCGGCGATGGCCATCATCGGCGTGCTCGAGCTGTGGGAGCCGGACACCGTCGGCGGCATCACGCGCGCGCAGCAGTGGGAGCAGCACTGTCGCGCCATGTTGTCGGCGATGGGCGGGGCCCCGACGCTGGAGATCCAGCTGCGGGTGGCGATGGGCAACATCCGGCTGCGCATGGCCCACTACGACGAGGCCAAGCTCGAGTTCGAGCGGGCAATCGAGCTGCTCCCCGAAGGCGTCGACGTCGTGTTGGTGGCGGGGGCGGAGGCCAACCTCGGCTCGATCGAGGCCGCGCACGGCCGCTTCGCCGAGGCGCTCGCGTACTTTCGCAACAGCCGCGATCACCTCGAGCGTCGCTACGGCCCGCGGCACCCCAACGTCGCGGGCGCCTCGATCAACGTCGGCAGCGCGCTGGGGGAGCTCGGTGATCTCGAGGGCGCGCACGCCGAGCACCTGCGCGCGCTCGAGATCTACGAGCAGAACTTCGGCGCCGACACCCCGGCCGCCGCGCCGGCGCTGCGGATGCTGGCGTGGAACGGCCTGGTCCGCCTCCACCACGACGAGGCGCTGGGATTCGCCGAACGCGCCCTGGCGATCGCCCGACGCGACGCGGGTGACACCGAGAGTCTCGCGCGGAGCTTGTCGATGCTGTCGTCGATCCAGCTCGAGCGCGGGCGATTGATCGAGGCCCGGGCGGCTGCCGACGAGGCGCTCGAGATCGGCACCCGCGCGCTCGGCGAGGCGCATCCAATGGTCGCCCAGCTGCTGCTCGAGAGCGGGCTCGTCGCGCTGCAGCGGGGCGCCCGCGACGAGGCCCGCGACAAGCTCACCCGCTCGATCGCGCTGCGTGAGCGCGAGTTCGGGCGCGTCGACGCCGAGGTCGGTCGCGCGCTCACGGGTTTGGTCGAGCTCGAGCTGCTCGAGCACCATGGTGCCGCGGCGATCGCGATGGCCCGCGAGGTGCGGGCGATCGGACAGTCGCCGGCGATCGAGAGCGAGAACGTGCGCGCCGAGGGGGCCTACCTGCTGGCCCGTGCGCTTCGGGCCTCGGGCAATCGTGCCGAGCGGGCCGAGATCCCCGCGCTGGTCGCGGAGGCCCGCGAGGTCTATGCCGCGAGCCCGGAGTGGGGGCGGCGGCTGGCGGAGATCGACGCGTGGGCGCAGCAGCGGTGA